One window of Papaver somniferum cultivar HN1 chromosome 9, ASM357369v1, whole genome shotgun sequence genomic DNA carries:
- the LOC113309788 gene encoding R3H domain-containing protein 2-like yields MEGSVAAEQLGAPDSWELADLDESMTRLMVSSSSKKKNSTLSSSSSSSGFHIDESTEAQPHTSTESTSTERNEGGVVSDDSINQVDQFLRDALQNPRERLSILRMEQEVEKFIRDSAQQQLEFQQLPTSYLRLAAHRVAQHYCLQSMVVLDNNQPDGSGSRIIVHKASGFRYPLIRLADIPVSVGQEENNSAVKVAIKQRPQRRSQNSGNSNLSKSNHAKSVEERKEEYNRARARIFNSNSTSVAGAQPVGKPEIESVVPDTFQHCPVGPRRMEEKPVVELPVASIGRGLGDSSADSSRSSGRGRVEKEPVGSRYRSNSRVAIFRDRDVDRKDPDYDRSYDRYMQRFDPGFGFSGGPYTMQPLYSPVINYNTEFPQLGAVHRPQIPTEHQARPIPQHLHGSWTGASTPPGIGYGPPETMMGPFNPNHVGAQSTSAIYMHSSHYPCPPRPGMQFINPHEHVHQPFAQQHQQQPEASYGLARPR; encoded by the exons ATGGAGGGCTCTGTGGCAGCAGAACAACTCGGAGCCCCAGATTCATGGGAATTGGCTGATTTAGATGAAAGTATGACTAGATTAATGGTCTCTTCTTCATCTAAGAAGAAGAATTCTactctatcttcttcttcatcatcatctggtTTTCATATCGATGAATCTACAGAAGCTCAACCTCACACTTCAACTGAATCAACATCTACTGAAAGGAACGAAGGAGGAGTAGTTTCTGATGATTCTATCAATCAAGTCGATCAATTCCTTAGAGATGCTTTGCAGAACCCCCGTGAGAGATTATCAA TTTTGAGGATGGAGCAAGAAGTAGAGAAGTTTATCCGTGACTCTGCACAACAACAGCTGGAGTTTCAGCAGCTGCCTACTTCTTATTTGAGATTGGCAGCTCATCGTGTGGCACAGCATTACTGTCTTCAATCAATGGTTGTATTAGACAACAATCAACCTGATGGGTCTGGTTCTAGAATTATTGTTCATAAAGCTTCTGGATTTAGATATCCATTGATTCGACTGGCAGACATTCCTGTTAGTGTGGGACAAGAAGAAAACAACTCTGCTGTTAAAGTTGCTATCAAGCAAAGACCACAGAGGCGGTCTCAGAACAGTGGAAATTCAAATTTGTCCAAGTCAAATCACGCCAAAAGTGTcgaggaaagaaaagaggaatacaATAGGGCCCGGGCACGGATTTTTAATTCTAATAGTACTAGTGTTGCTGGGGCACAGCCTGTTGGTAAACCAGAAATTGAGTCAGTGGTGCCAGATACATTCCAGCATTGTCCTGTTGGTCCGAGAAGGATGGAAGAGAAACCTGTAGTTGAATTGCCTGTAGCGAGTATTGGTAGAGGCTTGGGAGATTCTTCCGCAGATAGCAGTAGATCATCAGGTAGAGGTCGGGTAGAAAAAGAGCCAGTAGGTAGTAGGTACCGATCGAACAGTAGAGTGGCTATCTTTCGGGATCGTGATGTTGATCGTAAAGATCCTGATTACGACAGGAGCTATGACAG GTATATGCAAAGATTTGACCCTGGGTTTGGCTTTAGCGGAGGACCATACACAATGCAGCCCCTGTACTCCCCTGTCATCAACTACAACACTGAATTCCCACAGCTTGGCGCAGTCCACCGGCCTCAAATTCCTACTGAGCACCAAGCCCGGCCAATTCCTCAACATCTACATGGTTCTTGGACTGGGGCATCAACACCACCTGGGATTGGGTATGGCCCTCCTGAGACAATGATGGGACCTTTCAACCCTAATCATGTTGGTGCCCAGTCCACCTCTGCCATCTATATGCATTCCTCTCATTACCCTTGTCCTCCACGACCTGGAATGCAGTTTATCAATCCTCATGAACACGTGCACCAACCTTTTGCACAG caacatcagcagcaACCTGAAGCGAGTTATGGATTAGCCCGGCCCCGGTGA